A genomic segment from Actinomycetota bacterium encodes:
- a CDS encoding universal stress protein yields RLEVRTGDPAVQLELGAEENGADLVVVGARGHSAAHRLLLGSVSTRLLHHARWPVLVVR; encoded by the coding sequence CGGCTGGAGGTGCGGACCGGCGACCCGGCCGTCCAGCTCGAGCTGGGTGCGGAGGAGAACGGCGCCGACCTCGTCGTCGTCGGCGCTCGGGGCCACTCGGCGGCCCACCGGCTGCTGCTCGGGTCGGTCTCCACCCGGCTGCTGCATCACGCCCGCTGGCCGGTGCTGGTCGTCCGCTGA